The following coding sequences are from one Microbacterium sp. SORGH_AS_0969 window:
- a CDS encoding ABC transporter permease, which translates to MRTVDLVSTAVANTFRSKTRTILTVLAIFVGAFTLTITNGLGTGINAFIDSTVASMGASDVLTVTKTTTATSTGPQKYDPDAVASASQPGGRPGGTTEVTALTDQDITTISQIAGVEKVVPVTSVSIDYVEAPGGDPYVAQVGSLVAGQTPRIADGSAPDDGSDALQVALPSALVTPLGFATATDAVGATVTIAVTDPVRTQHLVEVTVTGVTEDAFGGTTSLTTNTALEKELFTLQNTGVPADQLDRYASASVTVSSATTAQVDEVKTALSDAGYTGTTVADQLGTFESVINGIVLVLNAFAIIALLAASFGIVNTLLMSVQERTREIGLMKAMGMGSGRIFSLFSLEAIFIGFLGSALGAVIAIGVGTAVSAQLAANLFSDLPGLQLIAFDPVSILVTTLVVMGIAFLAGTLPAARAARADPVESLRYE; encoded by the coding sequence ATGAGAACCGTCGACCTCGTCTCCACCGCCGTCGCGAACACGTTCCGCTCGAAGACGCGCACGATCCTCACGGTGCTCGCGATCTTCGTCGGTGCCTTCACCCTCACCATCACGAACGGTCTGGGCACGGGCATCAATGCGTTCATCGACAGCACGGTCGCCTCGATGGGCGCCTCCGACGTGCTGACCGTGACGAAGACCACCACGGCGACCTCGACCGGGCCGCAGAAGTACGATCCGGATGCCGTCGCCTCGGCGTCGCAGCCCGGAGGTCGCCCCGGCGGCACGACGGAGGTGACCGCGCTCACCGACCAGGACATCACGACGATCTCGCAGATCGCGGGCGTCGAGAAGGTCGTTCCCGTGACGTCGGTGTCGATCGACTACGTCGAGGCACCGGGCGGCGACCCGTACGTGGCACAGGTCGGCAGCCTCGTCGCCGGTCAGACCCCGCGGATCGCCGACGGGTCAGCACCCGACGACGGCTCCGACGCGCTGCAGGTCGCCCTCCCGTCGGCGCTGGTGACACCCCTCGGCTTCGCGACCGCCACGGACGCGGTGGGGGCGACCGTGACGATCGCGGTGACCGACCCGGTGCGCACGCAGCATCTCGTCGAGGTGACCGTGACCGGTGTGACCGAAGACGCGTTCGGCGGCACGACCTCGCTCACCACGAACACCGCCCTCGAGAAGGAGCTGTTCACGCTGCAGAACACCGGGGTCCCCGCCGACCAGCTCGACCGGTACGCCTCGGCGAGCGTGACGGTGTCGTCGGCGACGACCGCGCAGGTCGACGAGGTCAAGACCGCGCTGAGCGACGCCGGCTACACGGGGACCACCGTGGCCGATCAGCTCGGCACGTTCGAGTCGGTGATCAACGGCATCGTCCTGGTGCTGAACGCGTTCGCGATCATCGCGCTGCTGGCGGCGAGCTTCGGCATCGTCAACACCCTGCTCATGTCGGTGCAGGAACGCACCCGGGAGATCGGCCTCATGAAGGCGATGGGAATGGGCAGCGGGCGGATCTTCTCGCTCTTCAGCCTCGAGGCGATCTTCATCGGATTCCTCGGCAGCGCGCTGGGCGCGGTCATCGCGATCGGCGTCGGCACGGCGGTGAGCGCGCAGCTCGCGGCGAACCTGTTCAGCGACCTGCCGGGACTGCAGCTCATCGCGTTCGACCCGGTGTCGATCCTCGTGACGACCCTCGTGGTGATGGGGATCGCGTTCCTCGCGGGGACGCTTCCGGCGGCGCGGGCCGCGCGGGCCGATCCCGTGGAGTCGCTGCGCTACGAGTGA
- a CDS encoding putative zinc-binding metallopeptidase yields the protein MKSFRCRVCGNALWFENSICVSCHTPLGFSRDEVEIVPVDENGRYVDADGRAWHVCRNLNLSGCTWLAPVEGGQCSACDLTRVRPNDADAKGLSQYPVAERAKRWLLVELDRLGFPVVGKAEDPERGLCFDLLSSVAEDVTIGHADGVITIDLAESDDAYRVRVQEQLGEAYRTMLGHFRHESGHYFEWILVEGTDRLAEARALFGDETADYQAEIDRHYSEGPPADWPERYISTYATMHPYEDFAETWAHYLHITDTVETAAVNGLLHVDSSASGPFRTLVTEVWMPLASALNMVNRSMGKDDLYPFLLPDPVLDKLDFVASLRESGSSESRRGDGEAP from the coding sequence GTGAAATCCTTCCGATGCCGCGTGTGCGGGAACGCCCTCTGGTTCGAGAACTCCATCTGCGTGTCGTGCCACACCCCGCTCGGCTTCTCGCGCGACGAGGTCGAGATCGTTCCCGTCGACGAGAACGGTCGGTACGTCGACGCGGACGGACGAGCCTGGCACGTGTGCCGGAACCTGAACCTGTCGGGCTGCACGTGGCTCGCGCCGGTCGAGGGGGGCCAGTGCTCGGCCTGCGATCTCACGCGCGTGCGCCCGAACGACGCCGACGCCAAGGGCCTCTCGCAGTACCCCGTCGCCGAACGTGCGAAGCGCTGGCTGCTCGTCGAGCTCGACCGTCTCGGCTTCCCCGTCGTCGGCAAGGCCGAGGACCCCGAGCGCGGCCTCTGCTTCGACCTGCTGTCGAGCGTCGCCGAGGACGTCACGATCGGGCACGCCGACGGGGTGATCACGATCGACCTCGCCGAGAGCGACGACGCCTACCGCGTCCGGGTGCAGGAGCAGTTGGGCGAGGCGTACCGCACGATGCTCGGCCACTTCCGGCACGAGAGCGGACACTACTTCGAGTGGATCCTCGTCGAGGGGACCGACCGCCTCGCCGAGGCCCGCGCCCTCTTCGGCGACGAGACCGCCGACTACCAGGCCGAGATCGACCGCCACTACTCCGAGGGGCCGCCGGCCGACTGGCCCGAGCGTTACATCTCCACCTATGCGACCATGCACCCCTACGAGGACTTCGCCGAGACCTGGGCGCATTACCTCCACATCACCGACACGGTCGAGACGGCCGCCGTCAACGGTCTCCTGCACGTCGACTCGTCGGCATCCGGCCCCTTCCGCACCCTGGTGACGGAGGTCTGGATGCCGCTCGCGAGCGCCCTCAACATGGTCAACCGGTCGATGGGCAAGGACGACCTCTACCCTTTCCTCCTGCCGGATCCGGTGCTCGACAAGCTCGATTTCGTCGCGTCGCTGCGCGAGAGCGGGAGCAGCGAATCACGCCGCGGCGACGGGGAGGCCCCGTAA
- a CDS encoding response regulator transcription factor, whose translation MTTVIVVDDQALIRTAVRDLLDAAEGISVVGEAADGDAGLDLARRLRPDVVVSDIRMPRRDGIELTALVCADPALAETRVLILTTFEEDDYVVAALRAGASGFIGKGAEPDDIVRAVLSVDEGGALLSPAATRALIEKYVRTTGSPDVPAPVSLEGLTEREREVLLHVARGRSNDEIAAHLYISPHTAKTHVKNTMLKLGAHDRAQLVIAAYESGLLAPGR comes from the coding sequence ATGACGACCGTGATCGTCGTCGACGACCAAGCGCTCATCCGCACGGCCGTGCGCGACCTCCTGGATGCGGCCGAGGGGATCTCGGTCGTCGGCGAGGCGGCGGACGGCGACGCCGGCCTCGACCTCGCGCGGAGGCTCCGCCCCGACGTCGTGGTGTCGGACATCCGGATGCCGCGCCGCGACGGCATCGAGCTGACCGCGCTCGTCTGCGCCGATCCGGCGCTCGCCGAGACCCGGGTGCTGATCCTCACGACCTTCGAGGAGGACGACTACGTCGTCGCCGCCCTGCGCGCCGGAGCGAGCGGCTTCATCGGCAAGGGCGCCGAACCCGACGACATCGTTCGGGCGGTGCTGTCGGTCGACGAGGGCGGGGCGCTGCTCTCGCCCGCCGCGACCCGCGCGCTGATCGAGAAGTACGTGCGAACCACGGGGTCGCCGGACGTGCCGGCCCCCGTCTCGCTGGAGGGTCTCACCGAACGCGAGCGCGAGGTGCTGCTGCACGTCGCGCGCGGGCGCTCCAACGACGAGATCGCTGCGCACCTGTACATCTCGCCGCACACCGCGAAGACGCACGTGAAGAACACGATGCTGAAGCTCGGCGCGCACGACCGCGCCCAGCTCGTGATCGCGGCATACGAAAGCGGGTTGCTCGCGCCGGGGCGGTGA
- a CDS encoding sensor histidine kinase produces MRADETSDAVPRWPWAGRPWLIDAFVVLLVAGPAFAPLPFAEMRPSSPLALALVLSPALALPFRRRWPRTVLAVCVAAWAAALTLGTLSPGGAVAMVVATYGVAHRTPRRSSIIATAAAVVVVLSTGVIVSLVSGMDTRVLQVALSLSLAGAVGDAARSRRAYVEAVVERARRAEETRESEARRRVTEERLRIARDLHDAVAHRISVISLNAGVATSMLETRPDRAREALATIRTASRDVLGEIGTMMSVLRAPDDAPVRVQPGLARVPEIVESVRVAGWDVVVRDEIGTDAEAAGIPLGVDIVAYRVVQEGLTNALKHGTTRRAHVLLRRDRDELEIVVTNPVEQVPDAGDRELPPSGFGLVGLRERVDAVRGTLEAGLAPGGFRLAARLPLPARPGPLSANQGKPAPRPTPTGERAS; encoded by the coding sequence GTGAGGGCCGACGAGACGAGCGATGCGGTGCCGCGCTGGCCCTGGGCCGGTCGCCCGTGGCTGATCGACGCGTTCGTCGTCCTGCTCGTCGCGGGTCCCGCGTTCGCGCCCCTTCCCTTCGCCGAGATGCGGCCCTCGAGCCCGCTCGCGTTAGCCCTCGTACTGTCGCCCGCGCTCGCCCTGCCTTTCCGTCGTCGGTGGCCGCGGACGGTGCTCGCCGTGTGCGTCGCCGCATGGGCCGCCGCCCTGACGCTCGGCACCCTCTCTCCGGGCGGCGCGGTGGCCATGGTCGTCGCGACCTACGGCGTGGCGCACCGCACCCCGCGTCGCTCGTCGATCATCGCGACGGCCGCCGCCGTGGTCGTCGTGCTCTCGACGGGCGTGATCGTCTCGCTCGTGTCGGGTATGGACACCCGAGTGCTCCAGGTGGCTCTCTCGCTCTCGCTCGCCGGGGCGGTGGGCGATGCGGCGCGCTCGCGCCGCGCGTACGTCGAAGCCGTCGTCGAGAGGGCGCGCCGTGCCGAGGAGACGCGCGAGTCCGAGGCGCGGCGCCGCGTCACCGAGGAACGCCTGCGCATCGCCCGCGACCTGCACGACGCCGTCGCGCACCGCATCTCGGTGATCAGCCTGAACGCGGGCGTCGCCACCTCGATGCTCGAGACGCGCCCCGACCGCGCGCGTGAGGCTCTCGCCACGATCCGCACCGCCTCGCGCGACGTGCTCGGCGAGATCGGCACGATGATGAGCGTCCTGCGTGCACCCGACGACGCTCCCGTCCGCGTCCAGCCGGGGCTCGCGCGGGTGCCCGAGATCGTCGAGTCCGTGCGCGTCGCCGGGTGGGACGTCGTGGTGCGCGACGAGATCGGGACGGATGCCGAGGCCGCCGGCATCCCGCTCGGCGTCGACATCGTGGCCTATCGCGTCGTGCAGGAGGGACTCACGAACGCGCTCAAGCACGGCACGACTCGCCGTGCGCACGTGCTGCTGCGTCGCGACCGTGACGAGCTGGAGATCGTCGTGACGAATCCGGTCGAGCAGGTGCCCGACGCCGGCGACCGGGAACTTCCCCCGTCGGGCTTCGGACTCGTGGGGCTTCGCGAGCGCGTCGACGCGGTGCGCGGCACTCTCGAGGCGGGTCTCGCTCCCGGCGGCTTCCGGCTCGCCGCGCGGCTGCCGCTGCCCGCGCGCCCGGGACCGCTCTCCGCGAACCAGGGGAAGCCCGCGCCGCGGCCGACACCCACCGGGGAGCGCGCGTCATGA
- a CDS encoding YnfA family protein gives MTTARIVILFAVAALAEIGGAWLIWQAVRENRGWWFALLGIIALGAYGFFAALQPEANFGRVLAAYGGVFIAGSLAWGIVVDGFRPTTWDYVGSAIALVGAAIIMFAPGQSTAGEIS, from the coding sequence ATGACCACCGCCCGGATCGTCATCCTCTTCGCCGTCGCCGCCCTGGCCGAGATCGGCGGAGCCTGGCTCATCTGGCAGGCCGTCCGCGAGAACCGGGGCTGGTGGTTCGCTCTGCTGGGCATCATCGCGCTCGGGGCCTACGGGTTCTTCGCGGCCCTGCAGCCGGAGGCGAACTTCGGCCGCGTCCTCGCCGCGTACGGGGGAGTGTTCATCGCCGGCTCGCTCGCGTGGGGGATCGTCGTCGACGGCTTCCGCCCCACGACCTGGGACTACGTCGGCTCGGCGATCGCCCTCGTCGGCGCGGCGATCATCATGTTCGCCCCCGGCCAGTCGACGGCGGGAGAGATCTCGTGA
- a CDS encoding ABC transporter ATP-binding protein, protein MASDPPPPLLSVTDLHKSYGRGSARFDALRGVNLDIHRGESIAIVGKSGSGKSTLMHLLALMDAPSRGTVRLDGVDATTLRGRRLNRTRNQTFGFVFQQFFLTPSASVFDNVVLPLKIAGVGRAERARRGRAALAELDMADKARNKATALSGGQKQRAVIARALVNDPRVIFADEPTGNLDTATGAVVEDILFRLNREHGITLIVVTHDEDLAARCDRRVQIRDGLIVADERSAA, encoded by the coding sequence ATGGCATCCGACCCACCTCCCCCACTCCTCTCGGTCACCGATCTGCACAAGTCCTACGGACGCGGCTCCGCGCGCTTCGACGCCCTCCGCGGCGTGAACCTCGACATCCATCGCGGCGAGAGCATCGCGATCGTCGGCAAGAGCGGATCCGGCAAATCGACCCTCATGCACCTGCTCGCCCTCATGGACGCCCCGTCCCGGGGCACCGTGCGCCTGGACGGAGTGGATGCCACGACCCTGCGCGGTCGTCGACTCAACCGCACGCGCAACCAGACGTTCGGGTTCGTGTTCCAGCAGTTCTTCCTCACCCCCAGCGCCTCGGTTTTCGACAACGTCGTGCTGCCGCTGAAGATCGCAGGGGTGGGCCGTGCCGAGCGCGCGCGGCGCGGGAGAGCGGCGCTCGCCGAGCTCGACATGGCCGACAAGGCGCGCAACAAAGCCACCGCTCTCTCGGGCGGACAGAAGCAGCGCGCGGTGATCGCCCGCGCCCTCGTGAACGATCCGCGAGTGATCTTCGCGGACGAGCCCACCGGCAACCTCGACACGGCCACCGGCGCCGTCGTCGAAGACATCCTCTTCCGTCTGAATCGCGAGCACGGCATCACGCTCATCGTCGTCACGCACGACGAAGACCTCGCCGCGCGCTGCGATCGACGTGTGCAGATCCGCGACGGCCTGATCGTCGCCGACGAACGGAGCGCCGCATGA